From Cucumis melo cultivar AY chromosome 1, USDA_Cmelo_AY_1.0, whole genome shotgun sequence, a single genomic window includes:
- the LOC103489701 gene encoding uncharacterized protein LOC103489701, translating to MSCETKKEQWIQIHDTTTPCVINFGKHAVDDHNKEKGDNLVFKKVIIGWYLEIDYNKTKLRLIIEVVNSKGEVITFEVVIVVDDKDGKTVKTVISFVPGHIDEKNPWTFWIKIHNVTEPHVQEIAKFAVEEHNKITHDNLIYICIIEGWYHVSTIPPVTLWKLHLKAKDCLGRVREYEALVKEEKLLPKHVLKLEHFIVIPKIC from the coding sequence ATGAGTTGCGAGACAAAGAAAGAGCAGTGGATCCAAATCCATGATACAACAACACCTTGTGTGATTAATTTTGGAAAACATGCTGTGGATGACCAcaacaaagaaaaaggagatAACCTTGTATTCAAAAAGGTTATAATCGGATGGTATTTGGAGATAGATTATAATAAAACAAAGCTTCGTCTTATTATTGAAGTAGTAAACAGTAAGGGAGAAGTAATAACATTCGAAGTAGTTATTGTGGTAGATGATAAAGATGGAAAAACAGTGAAGACAGTCATTTCATTTGTTCCTGGGCATATAGATGAGAAGAATCCATGGACATTTTGGATTAAAATTCATAATGTTACCGAGCCTCATGTGCAAGAAATTGCAAAGTTTGCAGTGGAAGAGCATAACAAGATTACTCATGACAATCTTATATACATTTGCATCATTGAAGGCTGGTATCATGTGTCGACTATTCCACCTGTTACACTATGGAAACTTCATCTTAAGGCCAAGGATTGCTTGGGACGTGTGCGGGAGTACGAAGCTTTGGTCAAAGAAGAGAAACTGCTGCCTAAGCACGTTCTGAAACTTGAACATTTCATAGTTATACCAAAGATATGTTGA